A stretch of Carnobacterium iners DNA encodes these proteins:
- the pgmB gene encoding beta-phosphoglucomutase, with translation MKAVLFDLDGIITDTAGYHFLAWKTLAEKLGIEIDKEFNEQLKGVSRTDSLELILKKGQLKNEFTLAEKEALAASKNEEYKQMIEQMSSADILPGIESLLVDLKNDHRLLGLASASQNGPVILKKLGLYDLFDTIVNPAELSAGKPDPEIFQKAAEQLGCSVSECVGIEDAAAGVESINRANIVSIAVGDKEVLSAADKVVIATNELTADLIKRIWTECHEIN, from the coding sequence GTGAAGGCTGTATTATTTGATTTAGATGGAATTATCACAGACACAGCAGGCTACCATTTTTTAGCTTGGAAGACTTTAGCTGAAAAATTAGGAATTGAAATAGATAAAGAATTTAACGAACAATTAAAAGGAGTGAGTCGTACAGATTCACTCGAACTAATTTTAAAAAAAGGCCAATTAAAAAATGAATTCACACTAGCTGAAAAAGAAGCATTAGCCGCTAGTAAAAATGAAGAGTATAAACAAATGATCGAACAAATGAGTTCTGCTGATATTTTACCAGGTATTGAATCATTATTAGTTGACTTAAAAAATGACCATCGTTTACTAGGATTAGCATCTGCCAGTCAAAATGGACCAGTTATTTTAAAAAAATTAGGATTGTATGACTTATTCGATACGATTGTAAATCCAGCTGAGCTATCCGCTGGCAAACCTGATCCTGAAATTTTCCAAAAAGCTGCTGAACAATTGGGCTGTTCTGTTAGTGAATGTGTTGGGATTGAAGATGCAGCAGCAGGTGTTGAGTCCATTAATCGCGCAAATATAGTTTCAATTGCTGTTGGCGATAAAGAGGTCTTAAGTGCTGCAGATAAAGTTGTAATAGCGACAAACGAACTAACGGCAGACTTAATAAAGAGGATTTGGACTGAATGCCATGAAATTAATTAA
- the gorA gene encoding glutathione-disulfide reductase, whose protein sequence is MVEKYDYIAIGGGSGGIASINRAGMHGAKGLLIEGNVIGGTCVNVGCVPKKIMWHGAQMMDEMNLYAPDYGIDIPTKKLNFSKLVKNRETFIERLHGSYKSGLDSNNVDLLNGYAKFLDNQTVEVNGKRYTADHILIATGGKPEFPAIPGAEYGIDSDGFFELTELPERVAIVGAGYIAVELAGVLHGLGSDTHLFVRQHAPLRNFDSIIVEGLLETIEREGAKLHTYATPKKVEENENGSLTLHLEDGTTHETDTIIWAIGREPNTQNLNLSLTDVKVNEGGYIRVDEFQNTTAKGIYAVGDVTGRIELTPVAIAAGRQLSERLFNHKPLAHLDFDNVPTVVFSHPPIGTVGMTEEQAIDKFGVAQIKTYETRFTAMHSSITKNRQKTYMKLVCCGPEEKVVGLHGMGAGMDEMLQGFAVAIKMGATKADFDATVAIHPTGAEEFVTMK, encoded by the coding sequence ATGGTTGAAAAGTATGATTATATCGCTATCGGTGGCGGAAGTGGCGGGATAGCTTCTATTAATCGTGCAGGAATGCATGGTGCTAAAGGTTTACTGATTGAGGGAAATGTTATTGGTGGAACATGCGTTAATGTAGGATGCGTTCCTAAAAAAATTATGTGGCACGGAGCTCAAATGATGGATGAAATGAATTTATATGCTCCTGATTATGGCATTGATATTCCTACTAAAAAGTTGAACTTTTCTAAGTTGGTTAAAAATAGAGAAACCTTTATTGAAAGATTGCACGGGAGCTACAAGAGTGGGCTAGATAGCAATAATGTTGATTTACTAAATGGGTATGCTAAGTTTTTAGATAACCAAACAGTTGAAGTAAATGGGAAAAGATACACCGCAGATCATATTTTAATTGCAACAGGTGGAAAGCCAGAATTCCCAGCGATTCCAGGGGCTGAATATGGTATAGACTCAGATGGCTTTTTTGAATTAACCGAATTACCTGAGCGAGTAGCTATTGTAGGAGCAGGATATATTGCGGTTGAATTAGCGGGTGTATTACACGGCTTAGGCTCCGATACACATTTATTTGTTCGTCAACACGCTCCTTTACGTAATTTTGATTCTATTATTGTTGAAGGACTACTCGAGACAATAGAACGTGAAGGTGCTAAATTACACACCTATGCGACGCCTAAAAAAGTTGAGGAAAATGAAAATGGCAGTTTAACTCTTCACTTAGAGGATGGAACAACCCATGAAACAGATACGATTATTTGGGCAATAGGACGTGAGCCTAATACTCAAAATTTGAACTTATCTTTAACAGATGTAAAAGTGAATGAGGGTGGATACATTCGAGTTGATGAGTTTCAAAATACGACGGCTAAAGGGATTTATGCGGTTGGGGATGTAACCGGTCGTATCGAATTAACGCCAGTTGCTATTGCAGCAGGAAGACAATTATCTGAGCGTTTGTTCAATCATAAACCGTTAGCGCATTTAGATTTTGATAATGTTCCAACAGTTGTTTTCAGTCATCCGCCAATTGGAACAGTGGGTATGACTGAAGAACAAGCAATTGATAAGTTTGGTGTAGCACAAATAAAAACTTACGAAACGCGTTTTACAGCTATGCATAGTTCAATTACCAAAAATAGACAAAAGACGTATATGAAACTAGTGTGTTGTGGACCTGAAGAAAAAGTTGTTGGTTTACATGGAATGGGAGCAGGGATGGATGAAATGTTGCAAGGTTTCGCTGTTGCTATCAAAATGGGAGCAACTAAAGCAGATTTTGATGCTACAGTAGCGATTCACCCAACTGGTGCTGAAGAGTTTGTGACAATGAAATAA
- a CDS encoding aldose epimerase family protein, with the protein MKLIKRHYGWIEDQEIIEYHLVNNQGAVFKCLNYGAIVTAILVPDKNRSLENVVLGFDRLSDYLAYPSYFGALIGRVAGRIRKGQWLDHQLTLNEGKHHIHGGEPNFSHLVWETKEITNQTDKLGIQFSHHSPAGENGYPGNLIVTVTYFWTNNHTWIMNVEAQTDEQTLFNPTNHTYFNLSGDTKRTIETHQLQMSSEVYAETDDEKYPTGRLLAVEDTVYDFREPTSLRKALNKNPKGYDTPFKLQEGKVVLNEQESGRRLEIKTTRESVVVFSTTGMEEDYFINGKKMCSHLGLALETQELPDAVHHEHFQSIILEPNKPHSSQTSYHFSV; encoded by the coding sequence ATGAAATTAATTAAGCGGCATTATGGTTGGATAGAAGATCAAGAAATTATCGAATATCACTTAGTCAATAATCAAGGAGCCGTATTTAAATGCTTAAATTATGGAGCTATTGTTACAGCTATTTTGGTTCCTGACAAAAATAGAAGCCTAGAAAATGTCGTGCTTGGTTTTGACCGGCTATCGGATTACCTTGCCTACCCTTCTTATTTTGGTGCGTTAATCGGACGAGTTGCCGGAAGAATTCGAAAGGGTCAATGGTTAGATCATCAACTAACACTAAATGAAGGAAAGCATCACATTCACGGTGGAGAACCAAATTTCAGTCATCTTGTTTGGGAAACGAAAGAAATAACAAACCAAACGGATAAATTAGGAATACAATTCAGTCATCATAGCCCAGCTGGCGAAAACGGTTATCCTGGTAACCTAATTGTAACAGTAACCTATTTCTGGACAAATAATCATACATGGATAATGAATGTAGAAGCTCAAACAGATGAACAAACGCTATTCAATCCAACTAATCACACCTATTTTAATTTAAGTGGAGATACTAAACGCACAATAGAAACTCATCAACTTCAGATGTCTAGCGAGGTTTATGCTGAAACAGATGACGAAAAATATCCCACGGGTCGTCTACTAGCAGTTGAGGATACTGTCTATGATTTCAGAGAGCCAACTTCATTGCGAAAAGCTTTGAACAAAAATCCTAAGGGATATGATACACCATTTAAGTTGCAAGAAGGCAAAGTAGTGTTAAACGAACAAGAGAGCGGTCGAAGACTGGAAATTAAAACAACACGAGAGTCTGTTGTTGTGTTTTCTACAACTGGAATGGAAGAAGATTATTTTATTAATGGTAAAAAAATGTGCAGTCATCTAGGACTAGCATTAGAGACGCAAGAATTGCCTGATGCGGTTCATCATGAGCATTTTCAATCCATTATTCTTGAGCCTAATAAACCCCATTCTTCTCAAACAAGTTATCATTTTTCTGTTTAA
- a CDS encoding glycoside hydrolase family 65 protein: MKRLFELDEWKVQTHMLEKKDRRLQESLMSIGNGYMGMRGNFEETYSGDHHQGSYLAGVWYPDKTRVGWWKNGYPEYFGKVINSMNFIKLDIYIDGERVDLYEDSISEFELSLDMQKGILSRSYIAEKLGSRIHVEVERFVSLAQKELCAIRMKVTSLTGEVTIGFAPALDGNVVNEDSNYEEKFWLPISITENSLTVETKPNDFEIEQFTVAAKMLNRVENVEYVRSSTTDMSVVQEYSGKLKANESATIEKLITLTTSRDSLKEEVTKKSMQISESVAAFSFEQLRQQQVSLWQERWDKADVIIGGDRAAQQGIRYNLFQLFSTYYGEDDRLNIGPKGFTGEKYGGATYWDTEAYAIPLYLALTDQKVSKNLLNYRHNQLPQAEHNARQQGLKGALYPMVTFTGVECHNEWEITFEEIHRNGAMAYAIYNYTNYTGDESYLMDKGLDVLVGISRFWADRVHYNQDKDQYMMHGVTGPNEYENNVNNNWYTNKIAIWTLNYTLASLEKAENKKRTLNIRKEESKKWQAIIDKMYFPYDEKREIFVQHDTFLDKELRPVSELDPAELPLSQNWSWDKILRSPYIKQADVLQGIYFFKEEFTAAEKQRNFDFYEPLTVHESSLSPSIHAILAADLQKVAKAVELYSQTARLDLDNYNNDTEDGLHITSMTGSWLTIVEGFAGMRTAGGKLSFAPLLPDNWTNYEFHINYRERLLKMTIDNTINGLTVTLVKGSPIELTLYEEQILLKDEYNGSLKK, from the coding sequence ATGAAACGTTTATTCGAATTAGATGAATGGAAAGTACAAACACATATGTTGGAGAAAAAAGACCGACGTTTACAGGAAAGTCTAATGAGTATTGGAAATGGCTATATGGGTATGCGGGGTAATTTTGAAGAAACCTATTCAGGTGATCACCATCAAGGAAGTTATCTTGCGGGAGTTTGGTATCCTGATAAGACACGTGTTGGTTGGTGGAAAAACGGATATCCTGAATACTTTGGTAAAGTAATCAATTCGATGAACTTTATTAAATTGGATATTTATATAGATGGAGAACGAGTAGATTTGTACGAAGATTCTATCTCAGAATTTGAGCTGTCTTTAGATATGCAAAAAGGGATTTTATCGCGTAGCTACATAGCCGAAAAATTGGGCAGTCGCATTCATGTTGAAGTCGAAAGATTCGTCAGTTTAGCTCAAAAAGAACTTTGTGCTATTCGTATGAAAGTGACTAGTTTGACTGGAGAAGTAACAATTGGTTTTGCGCCGGCTTTAGATGGAAATGTAGTAAATGAAGATTCAAATTACGAAGAAAAATTTTGGCTACCAATTTCTATTACAGAAAATAGTCTAACCGTTGAAACCAAACCAAATGACTTTGAAATAGAGCAATTTACTGTAGCTGCAAAGATGCTGAACCGCGTCGAAAACGTTGAATATGTTCGCTCTAGTACGACAGATATGTCTGTTGTCCAAGAATATTCTGGGAAATTAAAAGCTAATGAGTCAGCAACGATTGAAAAATTAATTACTTTAACAACTTCTCGTGATAGTTTGAAAGAGGAAGTTACAAAAAAAAGTATGCAAATAAGTGAATCTGTTGCAGCGTTCTCATTTGAACAGTTGCGTCAACAACAGGTAAGTCTTTGGCAAGAACGTTGGGATAAAGCTGATGTTATTATAGGTGGAGATCGTGCAGCGCAACAAGGCATTCGATATAATTTATTTCAACTGTTTTCAACGTACTACGGGGAAGATGATCGTTTAAATATCGGTCCTAAAGGTTTTACCGGTGAAAAATACGGTGGAGCAACTTATTGGGATACAGAAGCGTATGCCATTCCGTTGTATTTAGCACTGACAGATCAAAAAGTCTCAAAGAATTTATTGAATTATCGCCACAATCAGTTGCCTCAAGCAGAACACAATGCGCGTCAACAAGGTTTGAAGGGTGCACTCTATCCGATGGTGACATTTACAGGCGTAGAGTGCCACAATGAATGGGAAATTACGTTTGAAGAAATTCACCGCAATGGAGCAATGGCTTATGCGATTTATAATTATACGAATTATACGGGTGATGAAAGCTATTTAATGGATAAAGGACTAGATGTTTTAGTAGGCATCAGTCGGTTTTGGGCTGATCGCGTTCACTACAATCAAGATAAAGACCAATACATGATGCATGGCGTAACCGGTCCTAATGAATATGAGAATAATGTGAATAATAATTGGTATACGAATAAAATTGCTATTTGGACGTTAAACTACACGTTGGCTTCATTAGAAAAAGCAGAAAATAAAAAAAGAACTTTAAATATAAGGAAAGAAGAAAGCAAGAAATGGCAAGCTATTATCGATAAAATGTACTTTCCCTATGATGAAAAAAGAGAGATTTTTGTCCAACACGATACATTTTTGGATAAAGAGCTTCGCCCTGTTTCAGAATTAGATCCAGCAGAATTGCCTTTAAGCCAGAATTGGTCTTGGGATAAAATTCTACGTTCACCTTATATCAAACAAGCAGATGTGCTACAAGGAATCTATTTCTTTAAAGAAGAATTTACAGCAGCAGAAAAGCAACGTAACTTTGATTTTTATGAACCATTAACCGTTCACGAATCTAGTCTTTCACCGAGTATCCATGCTATTTTAGCAGCTGATTTACAAAAGGTAGCTAAGGCCGTTGAATTGTATAGCCAAACCGCTCGTTTGGACTTAGATAATTACAACAATGATACAGAAGATGGGTTACACATTACATCGATGACAGGTAGTTGGCTGACAATTGTGGAAGGCTTTGCTGGTATGCGTACAGCAGGAGGAAAACTATCGTTTGCACCGCTATTACCTGATAACTGGACGAATTATGAATTCCATATTAATTACCGCGAACGTTTATTGAAAATGACAATAGATAATACTATTAATGGATTAACCGTTACTCTCGTTAAGGGTTCACCGATTGAATTAACACTGTACGAGGAACAAATTCTATTAAAAGATGAGTACAACGGATCTTTGAAAAAATAA
- a CDS encoding LacI family DNA-binding transcriptional regulator, with protein MINYKEVDFLAITIKDVAKKAGVATSTVSRTIQDHSSISEKTKKKVRSVMEELGYQPNLAARGLVSKNMRTIGVILPVSDGTVFKNPFFLEMIRGISKACNENKYMVALASGTTQEELLESIQTMAKGGRADGFIVLYSKKNDEIIEYLHREKLFYAMIGKPYEYENEIVYVDNDNKLAGRDATNYLLALNHKKIAYINKHADQMMSAERLLGYKEALLLKGIEVNPKYILEEKMISTNQKEKIKELFISEQHPTAVVAGDDLIAMELVYLFKEFNLRIPEDISIISFNNSIFAKMVQPSLTSIDLHVAYLSEQVVEKLIDLIEGKQNLAIKVILPHEIIERKSCKLNQTAF; from the coding sequence ATGATCAACTATAAGGAAGTGGATTTTTTGGCTATTACAATCAAAGATGTTGCGAAAAAAGCAGGTGTAGCTACCTCAACTGTTTCACGCACGATCCAAGATCATTCAAGTATCAGTGAGAAAACTAAAAAAAAGGTTCGTTCCGTAATGGAAGAACTAGGTTACCAACCTAATTTGGCAGCAAGAGGATTAGTAAGTAAAAACATGCGAACAATTGGAGTGATTTTACCTGTTTCCGATGGAACAGTATTTAAAAATCCTTTTTTTCTAGAAATGATTCGCGGAATCAGTAAAGCTTGTAATGAAAATAAGTATATGGTAGCTTTAGCTTCAGGAACAACGCAAGAAGAGTTGCTTGAAAGCATTCAAACAATGGCTAAGGGCGGCAGAGCTGATGGCTTTATTGTTCTTTATTCTAAAAAAAATGATGAAATTATTGAGTATTTACACCGAGAAAAATTATTTTACGCTATGATCGGTAAGCCTTATGAATATGAAAATGAAATTGTCTATGTCGATAATGATAATAAATTAGCTGGTAGAGATGCAACAAATTACTTATTAGCTTTAAACCATAAAAAAATAGCTTATATTAATAAACATGCGGATCAAATGATGTCTGCAGAAAGATTACTAGGGTATAAAGAAGCTCTTTTATTAAAAGGAATTGAGGTTAATCCCAAGTATATTTTAGAAGAGAAAATGATATCTACTAACCAAAAAGAAAAAATAAAAGAGTTGTTTATTTCAGAACAACACCCAACTGCAGTAGTAGCAGGGGATGATTTAATTGCAATGGAATTAGTTTATCTGTTCAAAGAATTTAATTTACGTATTCCTGAGGATATATCAATTATTAGTTTTAATAACTCTATTTTTGCGAAGATGGTCCAACCATCATTAACCTCAATTGACTTACACGTAGCTTATTTAAGTGAACAAGTAGTAGAAAAATTAATAGATCTTATTGAGGGAAAACAAAATTTAGCTATCAAAGTTATTTTGCCACACGAAATTATTGAACGAAAATCATGCAAGTTGAATCAAACCGCATTCTAG
- a CDS encoding endonuclease/exonuclease/phosphatase family protein gives MKLLTLNTHSWLEEQPQTKLSLLVEAILSNQFDIIAFQEVNQSMNESAIDLSNTSTYYPADSAIQIKRDNFAYQVQQKLEQMGLTYHWTWQPSHIGYDIYDEGLAFLSLDPIQEIKTFHASKSLAYTNHKTRSIVSIQVKNSWYVNLHLGWWHDEEDTFKDQWAVCSTFFKTLTGPIYLMGDFNNPSQSTDEGYDLVSKEWFDTFLLATKQDVGDTVESNIDGWSNNKEKLRLDFIFVNKAIPVKQSQVIFNGLNYPVISDHYGVSIELVEE, from the coding sequence TTGAAACTCTTAACATTAAACACACATAGTTGGTTAGAAGAACAACCACAGACAAAATTAAGCCTCCTGGTTGAGGCTATTTTGTCAAATCAATTTGATATCATAGCTTTTCAAGAGGTTAATCAATCGATGAATGAATCTGCAATCGATTTATCAAATACCTCTACCTATTACCCTGCTGATTCTGCCATCCAAATTAAAAGAGATAACTTTGCTTACCAAGTTCAACAGAAACTAGAACAGATGGGATTAACCTACCATTGGACGTGGCAGCCCTCTCATATTGGATACGATATTTACGATGAAGGCTTAGCCTTTTTAAGTCTTGATCCTATTCAAGAAATCAAGACATTTCACGCTTCTAAAAGCTTAGCGTATACTAATCATAAAACCCGTTCGATAGTTAGCATACAAGTTAAAAACAGCTGGTATGTTAATCTTCATTTGGGTTGGTGGCATGACGAAGAGGATACGTTTAAAGATCAATGGGCTGTATGCTCTACCTTTTTTAAAACATTAACTGGCCCTATTTATTTAATGGGAGACTTCAACAACCCTTCACAGTCAACGGATGAAGGATATGACTTAGTTAGCAAAGAATGGTTTGATACTTTTTTGTTGGCAACTAAACAAGATGTTGGAGATACTGTTGAAAGCAATATAGATGGTTGGTCTAATAACAAAGAAAAGCTGCGGCTAGATTTTATTTTTGTAAATAAAGCGATTCCTGTTAAACAATCTCAAGTTATTTTCAACGGACTAAATTATCCTGTTATTTCAGATCACTATGGTGTAAGTATCGAACTAGTTGAAGAATAA